One Xiphophorus hellerii strain 12219 chromosome 1, Xiphophorus_hellerii-4.1, whole genome shotgun sequence DNA segment encodes these proteins:
- the LOC116719336 gene encoding E3 ubiquitin-protein ligase TRIM21-like yields the protein MSSGTYLWSEDQFLCSICLDGTDTVTTPCGHNFCRTCITKSWDGSSLYKCPLCNKHFTAKPQLKTNTLLSEVVDQFRRDANQQAVKPEEVPCDICTGPKLKAIKTCQVCVLSFCQTHLEPHLTAPRLKKHQLMEPVKNLEDRMCMEHDRPLELFCRTDRMCVCSLCPVLGHNNHKLVPLREESEGTKAKLRTTEAEVQKMIQSMQIKIKEIKESVKSSKDAADREKAGGVRVFTALKESAERGLKELLKEIEDKQKTTEKQAEDFIRDLEQEIFVLTKKSSEMKQLSQAEDHLHVIKSFSSLTATTPTKTWTAVRVRPPPIDKTVARAVAQVGEEMKKIIKEAELKRVRQFAVDVTLDPDTAHPKLVLSDDRKRVEVADVWRSLPDNPERFSKCVSVLGRQGFSSGRFYAEVQVKGKTKWSLGVAAESINRKRITPPSPQNGFWTVMLRNVDEYTACADSPVRLHLQPGPGKVGVFVDYEGGLVSFYDADAADLIYSFTGCSFAQKLYLFFDPCNNDGGKNSAPMIICPVNRAGR from the coding sequence ATGTCTTCTGGCACCTACCTGTGGTCTGAAGATCAGTTCCTGTGCTCCATCTGTCTGGACGGGACAGATACGGTCACCACGCCATGCGGCCACAACTTCTGCAGAACCTGCATCACTAAAAGCTGGGATGGAAGCAGTCTCTACAAGTGTCCTCTGTGCAACAAGCATTTCACCGCCAAGCCTCAGCTGAAGACCAACACTTTGCTCTCTGAGGTGGTTGATCAGTTCAGACGTGACGCTAACCAACAAGCCGTCAAACCAGAAGAAGTTCCCTGTGACATCTGCACGGGACCCAAACTGAAGGCCATAAAAACCTGCCAGGTGTGTGTGCTCTCCTTCTGTCAGACACACCTGGAGCCTCACCTGACCGCTCCACGGCTGAAGAAACATCAGCTGATGGAGCCTGTGAAGAACCTGGAGGACAGGATGTGCATGGAACACGACAGACCCCTGGAGCTGTTCTGTAGGACCGACCGGATGTGTGTCTGCTCGCTTTGTCCCGTCTTAGGTCACAATAACCACAAGCTGGTTCCTCTGAGAGAAGAATCTGAAGGAACGAAGGCAAAGCTGAGGACGACGGAGGCCGAAGTTCAGAAGATGATCCAGAGCATGcaaataaagataaaggagATCAAAGAGTCGGTTAAGAGCAGCAAAGATGCTGCGGACAGGGAGAAAGCGGGAGGCGTTCGGGTCTTCACAGCGCTGAAGGAGTCTGCTGAGCGAGGCCTGAAGGAGCTCCTCAAGGAGATcgaagacaaacagaaaactacagAGAAACAGGCTGAAGACTTCATCAGAGATCTGGAACAGGAGATCTTTGTGCTGACGAAGAAGAGCTCTGAGATGAAGCAGCTCTCCCAGGCTGAAGACCACCTCCATGTCATTAAAAGCTTCTCCTCCCTGACAGCCACTACACCCACCAAGACCTGGACGGCGGTCAGAGTTCGTCCACCGCCAATTGACAAGACCGTGGCGAGAGCTGTGGCTCAGGTGGGGGAGGAGATGAAGAAGATAATAAAGGAGGCGGAGCTGAAGAGGGTCCGGCAGTTTGCGGTGGACGTGACTCTGGATCCTGACACAGCTCATCCTAAGCTCGTCCTGTCCGATGACAGAAAACGAGTGGAGGTGGCTGATGTTTGGAGGAGCCTTCCAGACAACCCAGAGAGATTTTCCaagtgtgtttctgttttaggcCGGCAGGGTTTCTCTTCAGGCAGATTTTACGCTGAGGTTCAGGTTAAAGGGAAGACTAAATGGAGTTTAGGAGTGGCCGCAGAGTCCATCAACAGGAAGAGAATAACTCCACCGAGTCCTCAGAACGGGTTCTGGACCGTTATGTTGAGGAATGTAGATGAGTACACGGCGTGTGCTGACTCCCCGGTCCGTCTCCATCTCCAGCCTGGTCCTGGGAAGGTGGGGGTGTTTGTGGATTATGAGGGGGGTCTGGTCTCTTTCTATGATGCAGATGCTGCAGATCTGATCTACTCTTTTACAGGCTGTAGCTTCGCTCAGAAACTCTACCTGTTCTTTGATCCCTGTAACAATGATGGAGGTAAAAACTCTGCTCCCATGATCATCTGTCCTGTAAATCGGGCTGGTCGTTGA